From a single Candidatus Zixiibacteriota bacterium genomic region:
- a CDS encoding DUF3341 domain-containing protein, which yields MSAVTGRVTAVIAQFDTPADLLHAAEKVRDAGYKQFDCHSPFPIHGMDRAMGEKRSPLGYIVGAVALVAFSAMTYFIYWVTTSGYRMVISGKPDFSYQAFAPVVFAVTVLASAIAATFGMMILNRLPQLWHPLFESGSFRKFSDDGFIVSLHADDPKFDPQSAADFLKRIGGKNVETVEVTA from the coding sequence ATGAGCGCGGTCACGGGAAGAGTTACGGCGGTAATCGCCCAATTCGACACGCCGGCGGATTTATTGCACGCGGCGGAGAAAGTGCGCGATGCCGGCTATAAGCAGTTCGACTGTCACTCGCCGTTCCCGATTCACGGGATGGATCGCGCGATGGGCGAGAAGCGCTCACCGCTGGGATATATTGTCGGCGCGGTGGCGCTGGTGGCGTTCTCGGCGATGACCTACTTCATCTATTGGGTGACGACGTCGGGCTACCGGATGGTGATTTCCGGCAAGCCGGACTTCAGCTACCAGGCCTTTGCGCCGGTGGTGTTTGCGGTGACGGTGTTGGCGTCGGCGATCGCGGCGACGTTTGGCATGATGATTCTCAACCGGCTGCCGCAGTTGTGGCATCCGCTGTTCGAGTCGGGATCGTTCCGCAAGTTCTCCGATGACGGGTTCATTGTCAGCTTGCACGCGGACGACCCGAAATTCGATCCGCAAAGCGCGGCGGATTTCTTGAAGCGGATCGGCGGCAAGAATGTCGAGACCGTGGAGGTGACGGCCTGA
- the nrfD gene encoding polysulfide reductase NrfD, with the protein MGWVLLFGAATSIMLILFGAIGYLFYEGIGIWGNNQPVGWAFDIVNFVFWVGIGHAGTLISAILFLFRQRWRTSINRFAEAMTIFAVICALMFPSIHVGRAWLLYYVMPLPNQMSMWPNFRSPLLWDMFAVGTYFTCSLLFWYVGLVPDLATLRDRAKTRLRRVLYGIFSLGWHGGNRQWKHYELAYLILAGISTPLVLSVHSIVSTDFATSVLPGWHTTIFPPYFVAGAIFSGFAMVMTLALIARKIYRLENFITMNHLEKMNKIMMVTGMMVGYSYGCEMFIAWYSGNPYEQFAFFNRAFGPYWWSYWIMVSCNVIIPQIFWWKKARTNLVWMFIASILVNVGMWFERFVILITLTRDFLPSSWGWYWPTIWDFTMLIGSFGLFFTLFLLFLRFLPMISMVEVKGVLPQADPHHHAPDTAPAAKPGDERPRPHPGIEPGPALGGAS; encoded by the coding sequence ATGGGCTGGGTGCTGTTGTTCGGCGCGGCCACATCGATCATGCTGATCCTGTTCGGCGCGATCGGGTACCTGTTCTATGAAGGCATCGGCATCTGGGGCAACAATCAGCCGGTCGGCTGGGCGTTCGACATCGTCAACTTCGTGTTCTGGGTCGGTATCGGGCACGCCGGGACGCTGATCTCGGCGATCCTGTTCCTGTTCCGGCAGCGGTGGCGGACTTCGATCAACCGCTTCGCCGAGGCGATGACGATTTTCGCGGTGATTTGCGCGCTGATGTTTCCTTCGATTCACGTCGGCCGGGCGTGGCTGCTGTACTATGTGATGCCGCTGCCGAATCAGATGTCGATGTGGCCGAACTTCCGCAGTCCGCTGTTGTGGGATATGTTCGCCGTCGGCACGTACTTCACCTGTTCGCTGCTGTTTTGGTATGTCGGTCTGGTTCCCGACCTGGCGACGTTGCGCGACCGCGCCAAAACGCGTTTGCGCAGAGTCCTCTACGGTATTTTCTCGCTCGGCTGGCACGGCGGCAACCGGCAGTGGAAGCATTATGAACTCGCCTACCTGATACTGGCCGGCATCTCGACCCCGCTGGTGTTGTCGGTGCACTCGATCGTGTCGACCGACTTTGCGACCTCGGTGCTGCCGGGCTGGCATACGACAATTTTCCCGCCGTACTTCGTGGCGGGGGCGATTTTCTCCGGCTTCGCGATGGTGATGACGCTGGCACTGATCGCGCGCAAGATCTACCGGCTCGAGAATTTCATCACCATGAACCATCTGGAAAAGATGAACAAGATCATGATGGTGACCGGTATGATGGTTGGTTACTCGTACGGCTGCGAGATGTTCATCGCCTGGTACTCGGGTAATCCCTACGAGCAATTCGCGTTCTTTAACCGCGCGTTCGGGCCGTACTGGTGGTCGTACTGGATCATGGTGAGCTGCAACGTGATCATTCCGCAAATCTTCTGGTGGAAGAAGGCGCGGACGAATCTGGTGTGGATGTTCATCGCGTCGATTCTGGTCAACGTCGGCATGTGGTTTGAGCGGTTTGTGATTCTAATCACGCTGACGCGCGACTTCCTGCCGTCGTCGTGGGGCTGGTACTGGCCGACGATCTGGGATTTCACGATGCTGATCGGTTCGTTTGGATTGTTCTTCACGCTGTTCCTGCTGTTCCTGCGTTTCCTGCCGATGATCTCGATGGTCGAGGTGAAGGGCGTGTTGCCGCAGGCGGATCCGCATCATCACGCGCCGGATACCGCGCCGGCGGCGAAGCCGGGCGATGAGCGGCCGCGGCCGCATCCGGGGATCGAGCCGGGACCGGCGCTGGGAGGAGCGAGTTGA